From Amycolatopsis sp. cg9, one genomic window encodes:
- a CDS encoding ferric reductase-like transmembrane domain-containing protein: MTQTAEAARPAIRPRIAAKSGLFTFLGANVAAVTALFAQAGLSQNVLISIGRLAGMYGALAMAFQLLLVARLPWLDRRIGMDRLTTWHRWTGFTILWTLLAHLVFIAFGYAEVSDKGVVDELVEMANTLEGILRALVAFAVILIVGAASAKFARKRLAYETWHFIHLYTYAAVLLAFTHQIALGQSFAGSEPAKAYWWTLWLGAGAAVLAGRVVLPLWRNVRHQLRVTAVVSEAPDVVSVYMTGKHLDKMPARAGQFFLWRFLTKDRWWQANPFSLSAAPDGRTLRLTAKALGGSSASLRNLRVGTRVFAEGPYGAFTTIHQRRPNALLVAGGVGITPIRALLEDIDGHVVVLYRVRTQADAVLLPELNGLAKARGAEVSVLTGPDQAVGPRGAMLGPANLHMMVPDVHDRDVFVCGPPGMTSAVLRSLRELKVPKTQVHAERFSLAA, from the coding sequence ATGACGCAGACCGCCGAGGCCGCGCGCCCGGCGATCCGCCCCCGGATCGCCGCGAAATCCGGCCTCTTCACCTTCCTGGGCGCCAACGTGGCCGCCGTCACCGCGCTGTTCGCGCAGGCCGGCCTGTCGCAGAACGTGCTGATCAGCATCGGGCGGCTCGCCGGGATGTACGGCGCGCTGGCCATGGCGTTCCAGCTGCTGCTCGTCGCCCGGCTCCCCTGGCTGGACCGGCGGATCGGGATGGACCGGCTCACCACGTGGCACCGCTGGACCGGCTTCACGATCCTGTGGACCCTGCTCGCGCACCTGGTGTTCATCGCCTTCGGCTACGCGGAAGTGTCCGACAAGGGCGTCGTCGACGAGCTGGTCGAGATGGCGAACACCCTCGAAGGCATCCTGCGCGCGCTGGTCGCGTTCGCGGTGATCCTGATCGTGGGCGCGGCTTCGGCGAAGTTCGCGCGCAAGCGGCTGGCCTACGAGACGTGGCACTTCATCCACCTCTACACCTACGCCGCGGTGCTGCTGGCCTTCACCCACCAGATCGCGCTGGGCCAGTCGTTCGCCGGTTCCGAGCCGGCGAAGGCGTACTGGTGGACGCTCTGGCTCGGCGCCGGTGCCGCCGTGCTCGCCGGCCGCGTCGTGCTCCCGCTGTGGCGCAACGTGCGCCACCAGCTGCGGGTCACCGCCGTGGTTTCCGAGGCCCCGGACGTCGTTTCGGTGTACATGACCGGCAAGCACCTGGACAAGATGCCGGCGCGGGCGGGCCAGTTCTTCCTGTGGCGGTTCCTCACGAAGGACCGCTGGTGGCAGGCCAACCCCTTCTCGCTGTCCGCCGCGCCCGACGGCCGCACGCTGCGGCTGACCGCGAAGGCGCTCGGCGGCTCCAGCGCTTCGCTGCGGAACCTGCGGGTCGGGACGCGCGTGTTCGCCGAAGGCCCGTACGGCGCCTTCACGACCATCCACCAGCGGCGGCCCAACGCGCTGCTCGTGGCGGGCGGAGTCGGCATCACACCGATCCGCGCGCTGCTGGAGGACATCGACGGGCACGTCGTCGTGCTGTACCGGGTGCGCACGCAGGCCGACGCGGTGCTGCTGCCGGAGCTGAACGGGCTGGCCAAGGCCCGCGGCGCCGAAGTCAGCGTCCTCACCGGACCGGACCAGGCGGTCGGCCCGCGCGGGGCGATGCTCGGCCCGGCGAACCTGCACATGATGGTGCCGGACGTGCACGACCGGGACGTGTTCGTCTGCGGCCCGCCGGGGATGACTTCGGCCGTGCTGCGCAGCTTGCGCGAGCTGAAGGTGCCGAAGACCCAGGTCCACGCCGAACGCTTCAGCCTCGCGGCCTAG
- a CDS encoding GNAT family N-acetyltransferase: protein MRIVPVPYDHPDAAKLMAAVQQVYVERYGDEDVTPMSPADFDPPQGVFLVGYQGEEAVACGAWRAHDGPAPDFQDGDAEFKRMYVADSARGRGFARMILSELERTAALCGRKRAILETGTKQPEAIALYTSSGYTEIPKFGVYRDEPESRCYGKDLTSV, encoded by the coding sequence GTGAGAATCGTTCCGGTCCCCTACGACCACCCCGACGCGGCCAAGCTGATGGCCGCGGTGCAGCAGGTGTACGTCGAGCGCTACGGCGACGAGGACGTGACCCCGATGAGCCCGGCGGACTTCGACCCGCCGCAGGGCGTTTTCCTCGTCGGCTACCAGGGCGAGGAAGCCGTCGCCTGCGGCGCGTGGCGCGCCCACGACGGTCCCGCGCCGGACTTCCAGGACGGCGACGCCGAGTTCAAGCGGATGTACGTCGCCGATTCCGCCCGCGGCCGCGGGTTCGCGCGGATGATCCTGTCCGAGCTGGAGCGCACGGCGGCGCTGTGCGGCCGCAAGCGCGCGATCCTGGAAACCGGGACCAAGCAGCCCGAAGCCATCGCGTTGTACACCTCGTCGGGCTACACCGAGATCCCGAAGTTCGGGGTGTACCGGGACGAGCCCGAAAGCCGTTGCTACGGCAAGGACCTCACCTCGGTGTGA
- a CDS encoding D-alanine--D-alanine ligase family protein, translated as MSEKIRVAVVFGGRSSEHTISCLSAGSVLGHLDPARFEAVPVGITREGRWVLGTGDSAQLAIRGRELPSVDDGKGLVLAGDPSSQGLVAVEAGRESELLSQVDVVFPVLHGAFGEDGTIQGLLELAGIPYVGPGVLASAAAMDKETAKKLLAAEGLPVGTFVALKRGQSTLDGDERAKLGLPVFVKPSRAGSSVGISRVTAWDDLDAAVELARATDPKVLVEAAVVGREVECGVLEFPDGRVEASLPAEIRVLSEDENAWYDFETKYLGDDAELDIPAKLDDALTEKLRAMAVEAFKALDCQGLARVDFFVGEDGELTINEVNTMPGFTTKSAYPKMWEVTGVDYATLLSTLVDTAVARGTGLR; from the coding sequence ATGAGCGAGAAGATCCGGGTGGCGGTCGTGTTCGGTGGGCGCAGCAGTGAGCACACCATCTCCTGCCTGTCCGCCGGTAGCGTCCTGGGTCACCTCGACCCCGCGCGGTTCGAGGCCGTTCCGGTCGGGATCACCCGCGAAGGACGCTGGGTGCTCGGTACCGGGGACTCCGCGCAGCTCGCCATCCGCGGGCGGGAACTGCCTTCCGTGGACGACGGCAAGGGGCTCGTGCTCGCCGGGGATCCGTCCAGCCAGGGGCTCGTCGCCGTCGAGGCCGGGCGGGAAAGCGAACTGCTCTCGCAGGTGGACGTCGTCTTCCCGGTGCTGCACGGCGCCTTCGGCGAGGACGGCACCATCCAGGGCCTCCTCGAGCTCGCCGGCATCCCGTACGTCGGGCCCGGCGTGCTCGCCAGTGCCGCCGCCATGGACAAGGAAACCGCGAAGAAACTCCTTGCCGCCGAAGGGCTTCCGGTCGGAACCTTCGTTGCCCTGAAGCGCGGTCAGTCTACTTTGGACGGCGACGAGCGGGCCAAGCTCGGGCTGCCCGTCTTCGTCAAGCCCTCCCGCGCCGGGTCGTCCGTCGGGATCAGCCGGGTGACCGCGTGGGACGACCTCGACGCCGCCGTCGAACTCGCTCGGGCCACCGATCCCAAGGTGCTCGTCGAAGCCGCCGTCGTCGGGCGTGAGGTCGAGTGCGGGGTGCTCGAGTTCCCGGACGGCCGCGTCGAAGCCTCGCTGCCCGCCGAGATCCGTGTCCTGTCCGAGGACGAAAACGCTTGGTACGACTTCGAAACCAAGTACCTCGGGGACGACGCCGAGCTGGACATCCCCGCCAAGCTCGACGACGCCCTCACCGAAAAGCTCCGCGCGATGGCCGTCGAGGCGTTCAAAGCGCTGGACTGCCAGGGCCTGGCCCGCGTCGACTTCTTCGTCGGTGAAGACGGCGAGCTGACCATCAACGAGGTCAACACCATGCCCGGCTTCACCACGAAGTCCGCCTACCCGAAGATGTGGGAGGTCACCGGCGTGGACTACGCGACGCTGCTGAGCACCCTCGTCGACACCGCCGTCGCGCGGGGCACCGGCCTCCGCTAG
- a CDS encoding Lrp/AsnC ligand binding domain-containing protein, translating into MVHAYILIQTEVGKAAAVAAEISSIAGVTSSEDVTGPYDVIVRAAADSVDQLGQLVVAKVQNVEGITRTLTCPVVHL; encoded by the coding sequence GTGGTCCACGCATACATCCTCATCCAGACCGAGGTCGGCAAGGCGGCCGCGGTGGCGGCCGAGATCTCCAGCATCGCGGGCGTCACCAGTTCGGAGGATGTCACCGGGCCGTACGACGTCATCGTCCGCGCGGCCGCCGACAGCGTCGACCAGCTGGGCCAGCTCGTGGTCGCGAAGGTGCAGAACGTGGAAGGCATCACGCGGACGCTGACCTGCCCGGTCGTGCACCTCTGA
- a CDS encoding response regulator transcription factor, with the protein MQSSETVRLLVVDDEPHIADLVATVARYEGWQAVTAGSGKAALTEAAAFAPDIVVLDLMLPDLDGFTVLDRLRENGNAVPVVFLTAKDATADRIAGLTRGGDDYLVKPFSVEELMARLRAVLRRSHGGVQAAARGAVLRVGDLTLDEDTREVRRGERPAELTPTEYELLRYLMRRSPSVLTKAQILDHVWEYDFGGRSNVVELVISHLRRKVDAGGGEPLIHTVRGVGYVVRQVNR; encoded by the coding sequence GTGCAGAGCTCCGAGACCGTGCGCCTGCTCGTCGTCGACGACGAGCCGCACATCGCCGACCTCGTCGCCACCGTCGCCCGGTACGAGGGCTGGCAGGCGGTCACCGCGGGGTCCGGCAAGGCCGCGCTGACCGAGGCGGCGGCGTTCGCCCCGGACATCGTCGTGCTCGACCTGATGCTGCCCGACCTCGACGGCTTCACCGTGCTCGACCGCCTGCGCGAGAACGGCAACGCGGTGCCCGTGGTGTTCCTCACGGCCAAGGACGCGACGGCCGACCGGATCGCCGGGCTCACCCGCGGGGGTGACGACTACCTGGTGAAACCGTTTTCCGTCGAGGAGCTGATGGCGCGGCTGCGCGCGGTGCTGCGGCGCAGCCACGGCGGTGTCCAGGCCGCGGCGCGCGGCGCGGTGCTGCGGGTCGGGGACCTCACGCTGGACGAGGACACCCGCGAGGTCCGCCGCGGCGAGCGCCCCGCCGAGCTGACGCCGACCGAGTACGAGCTGCTGCGCTACCTCATGCGCCGGTCGCCGTCGGTGCTGACGAAGGCGCAGATCCTCGACCACGTCTGGGAGTACGACTTCGGCGGCCGGTCCAATGTGGTCGAACTGGTCATCTCGCACCTGCGGCGCAAGGTCGACGCGGGCGGCGGCGAACCGCTGATCCACACCGTGCGCGGCGTCGGCTACGTCGTGCGCCAGGTCAACCGGTGA
- a CDS encoding pyridoxamine 5'-phosphate oxidase family protein — translation MLSTTPRTTLGRKKHRAVTDRSALYAVLDEGLICHLGVVRDGVPLVLPTGYGRDGDTLYLHGSTGAASLRAAAKDLEVCVTVTLLDGIVYSRSVNNHSMNYRSAVILGQAEPVVDAEAKMHGLKVLTDHLAPGSWEHARDVNAKEFAAVSVLALDLAEASVKMRAEGPGDEPEDVEADAAWAGVLPVRTVFGTPEPSEDLSPGRPVPEHVTGREPRAGA, via the coding sequence ATGCTGTCCACCACGCCCCGCACCACGCTCGGCCGCAAGAAGCATCGCGCCGTGACCGACCGCTCGGCGCTGTACGCCGTCCTCGACGAGGGGCTCATCTGCCACCTCGGTGTCGTCCGCGACGGCGTCCCGCTGGTCCTGCCGACCGGCTACGGACGCGACGGTGACACGCTCTACCTGCACGGATCCACCGGCGCGGCCAGCCTCCGCGCGGCGGCGAAGGACCTCGAAGTGTGCGTCACGGTGACGCTCCTCGACGGCATCGTCTACTCGCGCTCGGTGAACAACCACTCGATGAACTACCGCAGCGCGGTCATCCTCGGGCAGGCCGAGCCGGTCGTGGACGCCGAAGCGAAGATGCACGGCCTCAAGGTGCTCACCGACCACCTCGCGCCGGGCTCGTGGGAGCACGCGCGCGACGTGAACGCGAAGGAGTTCGCCGCGGTCAGCGTGCTCGCGCTCGACCTCGCCGAGGCGTCGGTGAAGATGCGCGCCGAGGGTCCCGGCGACGAGCCGGAGGACGTCGAGGCGGACGCCGCCTGGGCCGGGGTGCTGCCGGTGCGGACGGTCTTCGGCACACCCGAGCCGTCCGAGGACCTCTCCCCCGGCCGGCCGGTACCCGAGCACGTCACCGGTCGTGAGCCGCGAGCGGGAGCCTGA
- a CDS encoding thiamine-phosphate kinase, which translates to MSPNDATVAETGEFALIRAVTEGRRQPPGTLLGPGDDAAVVAAPDGRVVASTDVLVQGVHFRLDWSPPEHVGRKAVAVNLADIAAMGATPTTVLVGIACPPDTPREVVTGLADGMWAEAERAGIGVSGGDMVRADQLVISVTALGDLGDREPVTRSGARPGDLLAVCGRLGWAAAGLAVLGRGFRSPVGVVNAQRCPEPPYEAGPRAALAGATAMIDISDGLLADLGHIGAASGVGIDVRTADLDIPGRLTEVGAALGADPLDWVLTGGEDHALAATFPPFTELPEGWRTIGVVTMADSGITVDGKPFSREGGWTHWR; encoded by the coding sequence GTGTCACCGAACGACGCAACGGTCGCCGAGACCGGGGAGTTCGCGCTCATCCGAGCCGTCACCGAAGGACGGCGCCAGCCGCCGGGCACGCTGCTCGGCCCGGGTGACGACGCCGCCGTCGTCGCCGCCCCCGACGGCCGCGTGGTCGCCAGCACCGACGTGCTCGTGCAGGGCGTGCACTTCCGGCTCGACTGGTCGCCGCCCGAGCACGTCGGGCGCAAGGCCGTCGCGGTCAACCTGGCCGACATCGCCGCCATGGGCGCCACGCCGACCACCGTCCTGGTCGGGATCGCCTGCCCGCCCGACACCCCGCGCGAGGTCGTCACCGGCCTCGCCGACGGCATGTGGGCCGAAGCCGAACGCGCCGGCATCGGCGTCTCCGGCGGCGACATGGTGCGCGCCGACCAGCTCGTGATCAGCGTCACCGCGCTCGGTGACCTCGGCGACCGCGAACCCGTGACGCGCTCGGGTGCCCGGCCCGGCGACCTCCTCGCGGTGTGCGGGCGGCTCGGCTGGGCCGCCGCCGGCCTGGCCGTGCTCGGCCGCGGGTTCCGGTCGCCGGTCGGCGTCGTCAACGCCCAGCGCTGCCCGGAACCGCCGTACGAAGCCGGTCCGCGCGCCGCGCTCGCCGGGGCCACGGCGATGATCGACATCTCCGACGGCCTGCTCGCCGACCTCGGGCACATCGGCGCGGCCTCCGGCGTCGGCATCGACGTCCGCACCGCCGACCTGGACATCCCGGGCCGGCTCACCGAAGTCGGCGCCGCCCTCGGCGCGGACCCCCTGGACTGGGTGCTGACCGGCGGCGAGGACCACGCCCTGGCGGCCACGTTCCCGCCCTTCACCGAGCTCCCGGAGGGCTGGCGCACCATCGGCGTCGTCACGATGGCCGACTCGGGGATCACTGTGGACGGAAAGCCGTTCTCCCGAGAAGGCGGCTGGACGCACTGGCGCTGA
- a CDS encoding FMN-binding protein codes for MKKTIFVVALSIAGFIAVWRFEPGPVHNTAAVAQAPPSTSAPATSAAPSAAPSTSDSADATVTTQGSAESSKYGTVQVQVTFTGSRLTAITLLQAPNEGRALTALPRLQDEAMQAQSADIDTITGATETSESYKTSLQAAIDQRGNR; via the coding sequence GTGAAGAAGACCATTTTCGTCGTCGCGCTCTCGATCGCGGGGTTCATCGCGGTCTGGCGGTTCGAGCCGGGGCCGGTGCACAACACCGCCGCCGTGGCGCAGGCGCCGCCCAGCACCAGCGCACCGGCCACCTCGGCGGCGCCGTCGGCTGCACCCTCCACTTCGGACAGTGCGGACGCGACGGTGACGACGCAGGGCTCGGCCGAGTCCAGCAAGTACGGCACCGTGCAGGTGCAGGTGACGTTCACCGGTTCGCGGCTCACCGCCATCACCCTGCTGCAGGCGCCGAACGAAGGCCGGGCACTGACCGCGTTGCCGCGGCTGCAGGACGAAGCGATGCAAGCCCAGAGCGCCGACATCGACACGATCACCGGCGCGACCGAGACCAGCGAGTCCTACAAGACCTCGCTGCAGGCCGCGATCGACCAGCGGGGGAACCGATGA
- a CDS encoding PLP-dependent aminotransferase family protein has translation MSHADTALPVSLDRAAVTPLAVQLADALREAAASGHLRGGDRLPSTRALAGRLGVSRTVTSAAYEQLHAEGWIAGRHGSGTYVTTPPSFSASEVPAPAVPAPEAAAPSLLDLGPGTPWADGLDRAAWRRAWRAAADPDPLVRAHRAGLPEYRAAVSEHLLRHRGLAAGSVLATGGTTAAVVELAAAVLERGDVVAVEEPGYQRAVQAFRRAGMRVVGVPVDLEGLRPDAIPPGARAVYCSPAHQYPMGSRLSAARRVSLVERARASSMLVIEDDYDGELRFDVAPLPMLASLAPDVVAHLGTTSKILTPTLGAGWMVAPEAITSAVLAYRDLTGTRPSPAGQRVLYEFARNGDLGRHLRKLRREMAERRTLLAGALASAGVPVRGDDAGAHLVVPFSSAAVEASVIAAAERRGIRLDGLARHFAGEPSAHGVAIGYAGCSREALVAALPTLVSLLR, from the coding sequence GTGTCCCACGCCGACACCGCGCTCCCGGTCAGCCTCGACCGCGCGGCCGTCACGCCGCTGGCCGTCCAGCTCGCCGACGCGCTGCGCGAAGCGGCCGCGTCCGGCCACCTCCGGGGCGGCGACCGGCTCCCGTCGACCCGGGCCTTGGCGGGGCGCCTCGGCGTCAGCCGCACGGTGACGTCGGCGGCCTACGAGCAGCTGCACGCCGAGGGCTGGATCGCCGGACGGCACGGCTCCGGGACGTACGTGACGACACCGCCGTCCTTTTCGGCGTCGGAGGTCCCGGCGCCCGCGGTGCCGGCGCCCGAGGCCGCGGCCCCGTCGCTGCTCGACCTCGGCCCCGGCACGCCGTGGGCGGACGGCCTGGACCGCGCGGCCTGGCGCCGCGCCTGGCGGGCGGCAGCCGACCCGGACCCGCTGGTCCGCGCCCACCGCGCGGGCCTGCCGGAGTACCGCGCGGCGGTGTCGGAGCACCTGCTGCGCCACCGGGGTCTCGCCGCGGGATCGGTCCTGGCGACCGGCGGCACGACGGCGGCGGTGGTCGAGCTGGCGGCGGCGGTGCTGGAACGCGGGGACGTCGTGGCGGTGGAGGAGCCGGGCTACCAGCGCGCGGTGCAGGCGTTCCGGCGCGCGGGCATGCGGGTCGTCGGGGTGCCGGTGGACCTCGAGGGGTTGCGGCCGGACGCGATCCCGCCGGGCGCCCGGGCGGTGTACTGCTCGCCGGCGCACCAGTACCCGATGGGCAGCCGGTTGAGCGCGGCCCGGCGGGTTTCGCTGGTGGAACGGGCGCGGGCTTCGTCGATGCTGGTCATCGAGGACGACTACGACGGCGAGCTGCGGTTCGACGTCGCCCCGCTGCCGATGCTGGCTTCGCTGGCGCCGGACGTCGTGGCGCACCTGGGGACGACGTCGAAGATCCTGACGCCGACGTTGGGTGCCGGGTGGATGGTGGCGCCGGAGGCGATCACGTCGGCGGTGCTGGCTTATCGCGACCTGACGGGCACACGGCCGTCGCCGGCGGGACAGCGGGTGCTGTACGAGTTCGCGCGGAACGGGGATCTGGGGCGGCACCTGCGGAAACTGCGCCGCGAGATGGCGGAGCGGCGGACGTTGCTGGCGGGCGCGCTGGCTTCGGCGGGTGTGCCGGTGCGGGGCGACGACGCCGGGGCGCACCTGGTGGTGCCGTTTTCGTCGGCCGCGGTGGAGGCTTCGGTGATCGCCGCGGCCGAGCGGCGGGGGATCCGGCTGGACGGGCTGGCGCGGCACTTCGCGGGGGAACCTTCGGCGCACGGGGTGGCGATCGGGTACGCGGGGTGTTCTCGGGAGGCTTTGGTGGCCGCTTTGCCGACGCTGGTGTCTTTGCTGCGGTGA
- a CDS encoding sensor histidine kinase, whose product MRRFFAKWYGAWQRTRLGTRITLGLGALALVVFAAVGVTMVGIMHGYLDRRLDEQLSKSQNTQLPQLRETHGSPQSVYSWYSALYKVRDGVAMPEPGGKLPDDAKQLAKIAADAVGGDVTRTVYLHDDGPYRVRACPVDNGSVLLSAAPQKDLDGTVQQLIWVEVAAFSLALGVLVVVGRLVLRRGLRPLADMAGTAHDIASHDLTANPDLPVRAAGTGGGAEVDELRTAFNVMLAHIDTSLAAKTEANERLRRFVADASHELRTPLTSIRGYADLFRYAAANEPAEREAHLAKIREETARMTVLVDDLLLLARLDARAAETPLRPERVDLAELAGDAADAFAAGRPGHPLTSSLEPAFVDADPVRLRQVLDNLLANAAVHTPPGTAVHLSVAASGAEAVVRVGDAGPGIAAADQERIFDRFFRVDDSRTRGNGGTGLGLSVVQSLVTAHGGTVAVASEPGRTVFTVRLPLAAHDR is encoded by the coding sequence GTGAGGCGCTTCTTCGCGAAGTGGTACGGGGCCTGGCAGCGCACGCGGCTGGGCACCCGGATCACGCTGGGGCTCGGCGCGCTCGCGCTGGTCGTGTTCGCGGCCGTCGGCGTCACGATGGTCGGGATCATGCACGGCTACCTCGACCGCCGGCTGGACGAGCAGCTGTCGAAGAGCCAGAACACCCAGCTGCCGCAGCTGCGCGAGACACACGGGTCGCCGCAGTCGGTGTACTCCTGGTATTCGGCGCTGTACAAGGTTCGCGACGGCGTCGCGATGCCCGAACCGGGCGGCAAGCTGCCGGACGACGCCAAGCAGCTGGCGAAGATCGCCGCGGACGCGGTCGGCGGCGACGTCACGCGCACCGTCTACCTGCACGACGACGGGCCGTACCGGGTGCGCGCCTGCCCGGTCGACAACGGCTCGGTGCTGCTTTCGGCCGCGCCCCAGAAGGACCTCGACGGGACGGTCCAGCAGCTGATCTGGGTCGAGGTGGCCGCCTTTTCCCTCGCCCTCGGCGTCCTGGTGGTCGTGGGACGGCTGGTGCTGCGCCGCGGCCTGCGCCCGCTGGCCGACATGGCCGGGACCGCGCACGACATCGCGTCCCACGACCTCACCGCGAACCCCGACCTGCCGGTGCGCGCGGCCGGCACCGGCGGCGGCGCCGAAGTCGACGAGCTGCGGACGGCGTTCAACGTGATGCTGGCGCACATCGACACGTCACTGGCGGCGAAGACCGAGGCGAACGAGCGCCTGCGCCGGTTCGTCGCGGACGCGTCCCACGAACTGCGCACGCCGCTGACGTCGATCCGCGGTTACGCCGACCTCTTCCGCTACGCCGCGGCGAACGAGCCGGCGGAACGGGAGGCCCACCTGGCCAAGATCCGCGAGGAGACCGCGCGGATGACGGTGCTCGTCGACGACCTCCTGCTGCTGGCCCGTCTCGACGCGCGCGCCGCCGAGACGCCGTTGCGGCCCGAGCGCGTCGACCTGGCCGAGCTGGCGGGCGACGCGGCGGACGCGTTCGCCGCCGGGCGGCCCGGCCACCCGCTGACGTCGTCGCTCGAACCGGCATTCGTGGACGCGGACCCGGTGCGGTTGCGGCAGGTGCTCGACAACCTGCTGGCCAACGCCGCCGTGCACACCCCGCCCGGGACCGCGGTGCACCTCTCGGTGGCGGCTTCGGGTGCCGAAGCGGTCGTCCGGGTCGGCGACGCCGGGCCGGGCATCGCCGCCGCGGATCAGGAACGGATCTTCGACCGGTTCTTCCGCGTCGACGACTCCCGCACCCGCGGCAACGGTGGCACCGGGCTCGGGCTGTCGGTGGTCCAGTCCCTGGTGACGGCGCACGGCGGCACGGTCGCGGTCGCCTCGGAGCCGGGCCGCACGGTGTTCACGGTCAGGCTCCCGCTCGCGGCTCACGACCGGTGA
- a CDS encoding FAD:protein FMN transferase: MSVRVEQIMGLPISLDLRDREDFAEVVDDVFAWFHDVDARFSPFKEDSEVSRYDRGELAAAELSDDLLEVLELCAYYEQLSGGAFRARLPGRGLDPCAVVKGWAVQRAADMLKAEGATTFCLNAGGDVVTAGEPEPGRPWRVGVRHPEQPLAVCAVLESRNGAIATSAAYERGSHILDGRSGTPATGLMSVTVVAGDLVTADALATAAFAMGEEGITWAADRPDCEILIVDDSRRVHRTAGLALAS; this comes from the coding sequence ATGAGCGTCCGCGTCGAGCAGATCATGGGCCTGCCGATTTCCCTGGACCTGCGCGACCGGGAGGACTTCGCCGAGGTCGTCGACGACGTCTTCGCCTGGTTCCACGACGTCGACGCCCGGTTCAGCCCGTTCAAGGAGGACAGCGAAGTCAGCCGCTACGACCGCGGCGAGCTCGCGGCCGCCGAGCTGAGCGACGACCTCCTCGAGGTCCTGGAGCTCTGCGCGTACTACGAGCAGCTCTCCGGTGGCGCGTTCCGGGCACGGCTGCCCGGGCGCGGCCTCGACCCGTGCGCGGTGGTGAAGGGCTGGGCGGTGCAGCGCGCCGCCGACATGCTGAAGGCCGAGGGCGCGACGACGTTCTGCCTCAACGCGGGCGGCGACGTCGTCACCGCGGGCGAGCCGGAGCCCGGCCGCCCGTGGCGGGTCGGCGTCCGCCACCCCGAGCAGCCACTGGCGGTGTGCGCGGTGCTGGAGTCGCGCAACGGCGCGATCGCGACGTCGGCGGCGTACGAACGCGGCTCGCACATCCTCGACGGCCGGTCCGGCACGCCCGCGACGGGCCTGATGAGCGTGACCGTCGTGGCCGGCGACCTGGTCACGGCGGACGCGCTGGCGACGGCGGCGTTCGCGATGGGCGAGGAAGGCATCACGTGGGCGGCCGACCGGCCCGACTGCGAGATCCTCATCGTCGACGACAGCCGCCGCGTGCACCGGACGGCAGGCCTCGCGCTGGCGTCCTGA
- a CDS encoding DUF3515 domain-containing protein, which translates to MPESDTGAPPRVVLVTAAALAVALAVAVAVFALTQRSSSSDSAGPLPLVPVPAPFAASPGCTTLLGAVPAELTSNGTSLKVRTLADPAPPATVAWGTTDPLVLRCGLNRPPELTPTAALRLVNKVQWLQVPGEGASTWYVVDREVYAALTVPDSAGTGPLQQISDTVAAKLPPRPLRFG; encoded by the coding sequence GTGCCTGAATCCGACACCGGTGCCCCGCCCAGGGTGGTCCTCGTCACCGCGGCCGCGCTCGCCGTGGCCCTGGCGGTCGCCGTCGCCGTCTTCGCGCTGACCCAGCGTTCCTCGTCCTCGGACTCCGCGGGCCCGCTGCCCTTGGTCCCCGTGCCGGCGCCCTTCGCGGCGTCGCCGGGCTGCACGACGTTGCTGGGCGCCGTCCCGGCGGAACTGACGTCCAACGGGACTTCCCTGAAGGTCCGGACCTTGGCGGACCCGGCCCCGCCCGCGACGGTCGCGTGGGGCACAACCGACCCGCTGGTGCTGCGCTGCGGCCTGAACCGCCCCCCGGAGCTGACCCCGACGGCCGCGCTGCGGCTGGTGAACAAGGTGCAGTGGCTGCAGGTGCCGGGCGAGGGCGCGTCGACGTGGTACGTCGTGGACCGGGAGGTCTACGCGGCGCTGACGGTGCCGGACAGCGCCGGGACGGGCCCGCTGCAGCAGATCTCGGACACGGTGGCCGCGAAGCTCCCGCCGCGGCCGTTGCGCTTCGGCTAG